Proteins co-encoded in one Astyanax mexicanus isolate ESR-SI-001 chromosome 1, AstMex3_surface, whole genome shotgun sequence genomic window:
- the cxcl32b.1 gene encoding chemokine (C-X-C motif) ligand 32b, duplicate 1 isoform X1 yields the protein MRTELLCLIAALLLTAILCQAETGPVGKCKCLRTSNTVLQVQRVKSYYVQKSGLCHVDAVVFTTVRGIAVCSDPKKPWVKKAMTVVDARTKASLPPSSPAVPTKTAASRPTRITTDLKELLVSKTMTSVDSRRPTASLLSAILTKTTASTPKWSTETTGDLVLTSQEKIIC from the exons ATGAGAACTGAACTACTGTGTTTGATTGCGGCGCTGCTGCTGACAGCCATCCTGTGCCAAG CAGAGACTGGACCAGTTGGCAAATGTAAATGCCTCAGGACTTCAAACACTGTTCTTCAAGTCCAAAGAGTAAAGAGTTACTATGTGCAGAAATCAGGCCTCTGCCATGTTGATGCTGTTGT ATTCACAACTGTGAGAGGAATCGCTGTTTGCTCAGACCCCAAGAAGCCCTGGGTGAAGAAAGCCATGACAGTAGTGGATGCAAGAACAAAAGCTTCTTTACCACCGTCTTCACCAGCAGTTCCTACCAAGACTGCTGCTTCTAGACCCACACGGATTACAACAG ACCTGAAGGAGCTTTTGGTGAGCAAAACCATGACTTCAGTGGATTCAAGAAGGCCAACAGCTTCATTATTATCAGCAATTCTGACAAAGACTACTGCTTCTACACCCAAATGGAGTACAGAAACAACAGGTGACTTGGTTCTCACTTCACAAGAAAAAATCATCTGTTGA
- the cxcl32b.1 gene encoding chemokine (C-X-C motif) ligand 32b, duplicate 1 isoform X2, producing the protein MRTELLCLIAALLLTAILCQETGPVGKCKCLRTSNTVLQVQRVKSYYVQKSGLCHVDAVVFTTVRGIAVCSDPKKPWVKKAMTVVDARTKASLPPSSPAVPTKTAASRPTRITTDLKELLVSKTMTSVDSRRPTASLLSAILTKTTASTPKWSTETTGDLVLTSQEKIIC; encoded by the exons ATGAGAACTGAACTACTGTGTTTGATTGCGGCGCTGCTGCTGACAGCCATCCTGTGCCAAG AGACTGGACCAGTTGGCAAATGTAAATGCCTCAGGACTTCAAACACTGTTCTTCAAGTCCAAAGAGTAAAGAGTTACTATGTGCAGAAATCAGGCCTCTGCCATGTTGATGCTGTTGT ATTCACAACTGTGAGAGGAATCGCTGTTTGCTCAGACCCCAAGAAGCCCTGGGTGAAGAAAGCCATGACAGTAGTGGATGCAAGAACAAAAGCTTCTTTACCACCGTCTTCACCAGCAGTTCCTACCAAGACTGCTGCTTCTAGACCCACACGGATTACAACAG ACCTGAAGGAGCTTTTGGTGAGCAAAACCATGACTTCAGTGGATTCAAGAAGGCCAACAGCTTCATTATTATCAGCAATTCTGACAAAGACTACTGCTTCTACACCCAAATGGAGTACAGAAACAACAGGTGACTTGGTTCTCACTTCACAAGAAAAAATCATCTGTTGA